The nucleotide window GATGCCGTGCGCGCGGTGCGCGACGATTGGTGAACCGACCACGATGAAACGCCGCACATTCCTCGCATTGCCTCGCGCGCTTGCTTCGCTGCTGCCGGTCGTGGCGCTCAGGTCGCCTTTCAGGTCGCTTTTGAGGCCGCTTTTGCCCCTGGTTTCGCTTGCGTCCTTGCCGCCGCTGATGCGAGCGCAGCGCGCGTTAGCGAAAGAACCCGACTATCCGCCCGTCACCGCAGGCCGCACACTCGTGTTTCCGCGCGACTTCGGCGCGCATCCGCAGTACCGCACCGAATGGTGGTACGCGACCGGATGGCTGTTCGCCGCCGATCGCACCGCGCTCGGCTTCCAGGTCACGTTCTTCCGCTCGCGGCCCGCACTCGACGAGGCGAATCCGAGCCGGTTCGCGCCGCGTCAGTTGCTGTTCGCGAACGTCGCGCTCAGCGACCCGCAAGCGGGCAAACTGCAGCACGATCAGCGCTCGGCGCGCAGCGGCTTCGGTCTCGCGCAGGCGAGCGAAGCGGACACGAGCGTGCAGATCGGCGCGTGGTCGTTCGTGCGCGATACGCATAACGGCGCATACAAGGTCGACATCGATGCCGCCGACTTCGTGATGGAGTTCGCGATGCAGCCGACGCAGCGCGTGCTGCTCAACGGCGCGCAAGGCTATAGCCGGAAAGGGCCGCTTGCGAGCGAGGCGAGCTACTACTACAGCGAACCGGCGCTGCACGTGAGCGGCATGCTCACGCGCAATCGCACCTCGGGCGGCAAGGCCGAGCCCGTGCAAGGTATCGCGTGGCTCGATCACGAATGGTCGTCGGCGTATCTCGCCGATGAGGCGATCGGCTGGGACTGGATCGGCCTCAATTTCGACGATGGCGCCGCGCTGATGGCCTTCCAGATGCGCGACAAGGCAGGCCGTAAGTTCTGGGCAGGCGGCACGCTGCGGCGCGCGGACGGATCGTCGCATGAACTCGCACCGGCCGACGTCGTGTTCACGCCGCTACGCTGGTGGCGCTCGCCGCATACCGATGCGCGCTATCCGGTGGCGATGCGCGTCGATGCGGGCGATCTGCATCTGACGCTGACGCCCCTTTTCGACGACCAGGAGGTGGATAGCCGCGCGAGTACGGGCGCGGTGTATTGGGAAGGCGCCGTAACGGTGACGGCGGCCACACCGGCAACGCAGAGCGGCTCAGCGTCAGCAGCGCCCAGAGCAACAGCAACGGCCTCGAACGAAGCGGCGAAGCCGCTCGCGCGCGGCTATCTGGAACTGACCGGATACGTTGCGCGGCTGCGGTTGTAGGCGCAACTCAGCTTTCCGAAGTAACGGGTTTGGGTCTCTCGACTCGCTTCATTGCAACCGGCGCGGCCGCGCCGAGCCGCCCTTGCCGCTCTTCTTCCACGCGGCGCAGCATCTCCGCGGCTTGCCACGAGATCAGCGCGAGACAGCCGAAGATCACCTCGCGTATCCGCTTGACGAACGCGAGCGACAGCGCCGCATCGTGACTGACGCCGAACATCTCCGCGAGCAGCACGACCGATGCTTCCTGCACGCCGAGCCCCGATGGCACGAAGAATGCCGCGTGGCGCACCGCTTGCGTAATCGCCTCGATCGCGACCGCGCCGCCGACCGACACCGGATGGCCGAGCAGCGCGAGCGCGACATACGCTTCGAGCGCGCCGAGCACATAGCCCGCGAGCTGCCACAGGAAGGCGCGCAGCAGCAGGCCCGAGCGCACCATCAGCGCGTCGATGTCGGCATCGAGACGCTTGCCGTCGATACGCTGCAATAGCGGATGCGATTCGCCGAAGAGCCGCCCGGCCCAGCGCTCGATCGCATGGAAGATGCCGCCGCGCCGCAGGAACACGACTGCCGCGGCCGGCAGCGGCAACGACAGCAGCAGACCGAGCGTGATCGCATGCCAGGCGCCTGAGCTTTGCGCGGACGCAACGATCAGCACGATGCCGATCGCGGAGAACGCGTACTGCACCGCGAGCGTCACGATCACTTCGACGATCACGCTCGCGCTCACGAAACTCCCGTCCGCGACCCGCCACTGCGCAAGCCGGATGCCGATCACTTCGCCGCCGATACCGACCACGGGCAGCAAGCGGTTCACCGCTTCGCGCACGGTCGCGACCCACAGCAGAAAACCGAGCGGCGCACGCCGGTCGAGCAATAACCGCCACGCCTGTGCGTCGAGCAGCAGCGGCAGCAGATGCAGCGGCACGAGCAGCAGCAACGGCCAACCGGCGTGCCGGATCATCTCGACCGCTTCGCCGACGCGCACATGCAGCGTCAGCGCGATCAGAATCGCGATCCCGACCGGCCAGCCCACGAAACGCAGCCACTTCATGACAGTACCGCCGCTTCGGGCAGCGCATCGCCGAACACATCGCCGAAGCCGCCGCACGTTGCGCCCGCCGCACGCAGCGCCGATGCGACTCGCGGCGACAGCAGCGCATTCAGTTCGTCAGCATGGCGATAGCTGCGCATGCCGTCGGACAGCGCGGTGTCGCCCGCCGTGGCCGGATGGCAATAGATTTCGCCGACGCCGTGCGGCAGATTCGCGATGGTTTCCAGCAGCACGGCTTCGTCCATGCCGCCCGTATGCGCAATGCCGACGACGTAATCGTTGTGCGCAATACCTGCGCGCCTCAGGCGCGCGCGCACGCTCGCCATCCACGGCCGGATCCATGCGGGCGAATGCGCTTCGTACGGCAGCCGCATCGCGCGCATGCCGTAGTTGCGGCCGATGGCGAGGATCATCGAGAGCACCGTCGGGTGCAGATGGAAATGCTTGTGCGTATTGACGTGATCGAGCGGCAAGCCGGTCGCTCTGAATGCTTCGAACTGCGCGCGAATTTCCCGCGCAAGCTGCGTGCGCACGTGAGGCAGGAA belongs to Paraburkholderia sp. SOS3 and includes:
- a CDS encoding lipocalin-like domain-containing protein, translating into MRAQRALAKEPDYPPVTAGRTLVFPRDFGAHPQYRTEWWYATGWLFAADRTALGFQVTFFRSRPALDEANPSRFAPRQLLFANVALSDPQAGKLQHDQRSARSGFGLAQASEADTSVQIGAWSFVRDTHNGAYKVDIDAADFVMEFAMQPTQRVLLNGAQGYSRKGPLASEASYYYSEPALHVSGMLTRNRTSGGKAEPVQGIAWLDHEWSSAYLADEAIGWDWIGLNFDDGAALMAFQMRDKAGRKFWAGGTLRRADGSSHELAPADVVFTPLRWWRSPHTDARYPVAMRVDAGDLHLTLTPLFDDQEVDSRASTGAVYWEGAVTVTAATPATQSGSASAAPRATATASNEAAKPLARGYLELTGYVARLRL
- the hpnK gene encoding hopanoid biosynthesis-associated protein HpnK, whose translation is MPPSGRALILTADDFGLHERVNDAVERAHLHGVLTAASLMVGAPAARDAIERARRLPRLRVGLHLVLADGAATLPRGDIPALVDAQGRFGDNMVRDGCRFFFLPHVRTQLAREIRAQFEAFRATGLPLDHVNTHKHFHLHPTVLSMILAIGRNYGMRAMRLPYEAHSPAWIRPWMASVRARLRRAGIAHNDYVVGIAHTGGMDEAVLLETIANLPHGVGEIYCHPATAGDTALSDGMRSYRHADELNALLSPRVASALRAAGATCGGFGDVFGDALPEAAVLS
- a CDS encoding lysylphosphatidylglycerol synthase domain-containing protein, translating into MKWLRFVGWPVGIAILIALTLHVRVGEAVEMIRHAGWPLLLLVPLHLLPLLLDAQAWRLLLDRRAPLGFLLWVATVREAVNRLLPVVGIGGEVIGIRLAQWRVADGSFVSASVIVEVIVTLAVQYAFSAIGIVLIVASAQSSGAWHAITLGLLLSLPLPAAAVVFLRRGGIFHAIERWAGRLFGESHPLLQRIDGKRLDADIDALMVRSGLLLRAFLWQLAGYVLGALEAYVALALLGHPVSVGGAVAIEAITQAVRHAAFFVPSGLGVQEASVVLLAEMFGVSHDAALSLAFVKRIREVIFGCLALISWQAAEMLRRVEEERQGRLGAAAPVAMKRVERPKPVTSES